Proteins from a single region of Amycolatopsis sp. CA-230715:
- a CDS encoding sensor histidine kinase: MTRWLDAWRRLRLGTRLALALGVLALVVFATVGTVMVGIMQDYFGRRLDEQLTKSQLEQLSRLRNEHSPPKAAYSWYSAVFEIDGTTVTAKPGGALPPRYDELSAIALQAAKGDIMTTVSLHDLGAYRVRACPIEAGEVLLSAAPRNDLEKTVNQLILVEVIAFVLALGVLVVAGRIVLRRGLRPLSSMAATAHYITSHDLTDSANVPVRAQASGGGVEVVELRTAFNLMLDHIDSSFAARAAANERLRRFVADASHELRTPLTSIRGYADLFRYAAANEPAERDAHLAKIREETARMSVLVDDLLLLARLDEPGAEPPIRRQEIDAAELAAEAAQAFQAAYADRSLALEIGDGPHVIFADPVRLRQVLDNLLTNAAVHTPTGTPVTISVARQGEEVLLSVTDEGPGIPEEALARIFDRFYRVDDSRARGATGTGGTGLGLAVVQSLVEAHGGRVDVESEPGRTRFTVRLQARS; the protein is encoded by the coding sequence GTGACGCGCTGGCTCGACGCGTGGCGGCGGCTGCGCCTTGGCACCCGGCTCGCGCTCGCGCTCGGCGTGCTGGCGCTCGTGGTGTTCGCGACGGTGGGCACCGTGATGGTCGGCATCATGCAGGACTACTTCGGCCGCAGGCTCGACGAGCAGCTCACCAAGAGCCAGCTGGAACAGCTCAGCCGCCTGCGCAACGAGCACAGCCCGCCGAAGGCCGCGTATTCGTGGTACTCGGCGGTTTTCGAGATCGACGGCACCACGGTCACCGCGAAACCCGGTGGTGCGCTGCCGCCGCGATACGACGAGCTTTCCGCGATCGCGCTGCAGGCGGCCAAGGGCGACATCATGACCACCGTTTCGCTGCACGACCTCGGCGCCTACCGGGTTCGCGCTTGCCCGATCGAGGCGGGCGAAGTGCTGCTGAGCGCGGCGCCGCGGAACGATCTCGAGAAGACGGTGAACCAGCTGATCCTGGTCGAGGTGATCGCGTTCGTGCTGGCGCTCGGCGTCCTCGTGGTGGCGGGGCGCATCGTGCTGAGACGGGGCTTGCGGCCGCTGAGCTCGATGGCGGCCACCGCGCACTACATCACCTCGCACGACCTGACCGATTCCGCGAACGTCCCGGTGCGCGCGCAGGCCAGCGGCGGCGGCGTCGAAGTCGTTGAACTGCGCACCGCGTTCAACCTCATGCTCGACCACATCGACTCCTCGTTCGCCGCGCGCGCGGCCGCGAATGAACGCCTCCGCCGGTTCGTCGCCGACGCTTCGCACGAACTGCGCACCCCGCTGACCTCGATCCGCGGGTACGCCGACCTGTTCCGCTACGCGGCCGCGAACGAGCCGGCCGAGCGTGACGCGCACCTGGCGAAGATCCGCGAAGAAACGGCACGCATGAGCGTCCTCGTCGACGATCTGCTGCTGCTTGCGCGCCTCGACGAACCGGGTGCCGAGCCGCCGATCCGCAGGCAGGAGATCGACGCCGCCGAGCTGGCGGCCGAAGCGGCGCAGGCGTTCCAGGCCGCCTACGCGGACCGGTCGCTCGCGCTCGAGATCGGCGACGGCCCGCACGTGATCTTCGCGGATCCGGTGCGGCTGCGGCAGGTGCTCGACAACCTCCTGACCAACGCCGCCGTGCACACGCCGACGGGTACACCCGTGACGATTTCCGTTGCGCGCCAAGGCGAAGAGGTGCTCCTGTCCGTCACCGACGAAGGGCCCGGAATCCCCGAGGAAGCGCTCGCCCGCATTTTCGACCGCTTCTATCGCGTCGACGATTCCCGCGCGCGAGGAGCGACCGGAACCGGCGGGACCGGGCTCGGCCTCGCCGTGGTCCAGTCGCTCGTCGAGGCGCACGGCGGCCGCGTCGACGTGGAGAGCGAGCCGGGGCGCACGCGGTTCACCGTGCGGCTTCAGGCCCGGTCGTGA
- a CDS encoding pyridoxamine 5'-phosphate oxidase family protein, whose amino-acid sequence MTLAPLSSTSRSTLTRKKERAATDRQALYDVLDEGLICHLGLVRDGAPVVLPTGYGRDGDTLYLHGSTGSGNMREAARGIDVCVTVTLVDAIVYARSLNNHSMNYRSAVIHGRARQVTDDGEKTLGLRAITDQLAPGSWEHARGVNAKESASVSVIAVDLAEAAVKVRAGDAIDDPEDVETGTAWAGLLPVRTVFGTPEPASYVPAGTPVPPHVHDRA is encoded by the coding sequence ATGACGCTCGCACCGCTGTCTTCCACCTCGCGCAGCACCCTCACCCGGAAGAAGGAAAGGGCCGCCACCGATCGGCAGGCACTGTACGACGTCCTCGACGAGGGGTTGATCTGCCACCTCGGCCTCGTCCGCGACGGGGCGCCGGTGGTGCTCCCGACCGGGTACGGCCGCGACGGCGACACGCTCTACCTGCACGGGTCCACCGGCTCCGGCAACATGCGCGAAGCGGCGCGGGGGATCGACGTGTGCGTCACCGTCACACTGGTCGACGCGATCGTCTACGCGCGCTCGCTCAACAACCACTCGATGAACTACCGCAGCGCCGTCATCCACGGCCGCGCCCGCCAGGTGACCGACGACGGCGAGAAGACGCTCGGGCTGCGGGCCATCACCGACCAGCTCGCGCCGGGTTCGTGGGAGCACGCGCGCGGAGTGAACGCGAAGGAGTCCGCGTCGGTGTCGGTGATCGCGGTGGACCTCGCCGAGGCCGCGGTCAAGGTCCGCGCCGGAGACGCGATCGACGATCCCGAAGACGTCGAGACCGGCACCGCGTGGGCTGGCTTGCTCCCGGTGCGCACGGTGTTCGGGACCCCGGAGCCCGCGTCATACGTCCCGGCGGGCACCCCGGTGCCGCCGCACGTTCACGACCGGGCCTGA
- the pdxR gene encoding MocR-like pyridoxine biosynthesis transcription factor PdxR produces the protein MSTTDTALPVFLDRDSGVPLAVQLADALRASAATGHLRGGDRLPSTRALADRLGVSRTVTSAAYEQLHAEGWIAGRHGSGTYVTTSPPSDRPAHGTVFGETTEPVELLDLTPGTPWAEGLDKAAWRRAWRAAADTAPLVRAQRAGIPDYRAAIGEHLLRHRGLAVGTDSVLATGGTTAAVVEFAGAVLKPGDVVAVEEPGYQRAVQAFAAAGVRVAGVPVDGEGLRPDAVPAGVRAVYCSPAHQYPMGSRMSASRRVELVERARAEQLLIIEDDYDGELRFDVAPLPLLAALAPDVVVHLGTTSKILTPTLGAGWLVAPPEVTAAVLTYRDRTGTRPSPAGQRVLVELARHGDLGRHLRKLRRELSERRSMLVAALRDGGVRVLGDDAGAHLVVLFTSAAVERERLAEAESRGIRLDGLARHFAGTPTAHGVAIGYAGCSRDALHDALDTVVGLLR, from the coding sequence GTGTCGACCACCGATACCGCGCTGCCCGTTTTCCTCGATCGTGATTCCGGGGTGCCGCTCGCGGTCCAGCTCGCCGACGCCCTGCGAGCCTCGGCGGCCACTGGTCATCTTCGCGGCGGCGACCGGCTGCCGTCCACCCGCGCGCTCGCCGACCGGCTCGGCGTGAGCCGCACGGTCACCTCCGCCGCCTACGAGCAGCTCCACGCCGAAGGCTGGATCGCCGGACGCCACGGCTCCGGCACCTACGTCACCACGTCGCCGCCGAGCGACCGGCCCGCGCACGGGACCGTTTTCGGGGAAACCACCGAACCCGTCGAACTGCTCGACCTCACCCCCGGCACACCGTGGGCCGAGGGGCTCGACAAGGCGGCGTGGCGCCGGGCGTGGCGTGCCGCCGCGGACACCGCGCCGCTCGTCCGCGCCCAGCGCGCGGGCATCCCCGACTACCGGGCGGCGATCGGCGAGCACCTGCTCCGCCACCGCGGCCTCGCCGTGGGCACCGACTCCGTGCTCGCCACCGGTGGCACCACCGCGGCCGTGGTCGAATTCGCTGGCGCGGTGCTGAAACCCGGTGACGTCGTCGCCGTCGAGGAACCCGGCTACCAGCGCGCGGTGCAGGCGTTCGCCGCGGCGGGCGTGCGGGTGGCCGGCGTGCCGGTCGACGGGGAAGGGCTGCGTCCCGACGCGGTCCCCGCCGGGGTCCGCGCGGTGTACTGCTCGCCGGCGCACCAGTACCCGATGGGCAGCAGGATGAGCGCGTCCAGGCGGGTCGAGCTGGTCGAACGCGCCCGCGCGGAGCAGCTCCTGATCATCGAGGACGACTACGACGGAGAACTGCGCTTCGACGTGGCACCGCTGCCGCTGCTGGCCGCGCTCGCACCCGACGTGGTGGTGCACCTCGGCACCACCAGCAAGATCCTCACCCCGACACTCGGCGCGGGCTGGCTGGTCGCGCCGCCCGAGGTGACCGCCGCGGTGCTGACCTACCGCGACCGCACCGGCACCAGGCCGTCGCCCGCCGGTCAGCGGGTGCTGGTCGAGCTGGCCAGGCACGGCGATCTCGGCCGCCACCTGCGCAAGCTGCGGCGCGAGCTGTCCGAACGCCGGTCGATGCTGGTCGCGGCGCTGCGCGACGGGGGAGTGCGGGTGCTCGGCGACGACGCGGGCGCCCATCTCGTCGTCCTGTTCACCTCGGCGGCGGTCGAGCGGGAGCGCCTCGCGGAGGCCGAGTCGAGGGGGATCCGGCTCGACGGGCTCGCGCGCCACTTCGCCGGGACGCCCACGGCGCACGGCGTGGCGATCGGCTACGCGGGCTGTTCCAGGGACGCCCTGCACGACGCGCTGGACACCGTGGTCGGCTTACTGCGCTGA